Below is a genomic region from Cellulomonas sp. P24.
CGGGTGCGCTGATCGGCCTCCCGGCGGACTGCGCCGGTCTCGACGTCTTCGACCTCGACTTCCCCGAAGCGGGACGCATGATGGTCGACCACCTCCATGCCCTCGGTCACCGGGAGCTCGTGCTGATCTCGCAGCCCGAGCACGTGGTCTCTCGCGGCGGCGCGTACGTGTGGCGCCTGCGCGACGCCGCGCTCGAGCAGGCCCAGAAGCGCGGGATCGTGCTCCACGCCGTCTTCGGTGAGTCCCGCCAGCCGGCCGTCGGGCGGTCGGTGAACGCCGTGCTCGACGCCCACCCGTCGGCGACCGGGCTGCTCGTGCACAACGAGGCCGTTGCGGCAGCGCTGCCGTCGATCCTGCATGAGCGAGGGTTGGTCGTCCCCACCGATCTCTCGGTGATCGGCCGCTACTCCGACGAGTTCGCCCGGATCTTCTCGCTTCCGTTCTCGTCGATCGAGAGTGCGCCGGACCGGCTCGGTCGGATGGCTGTCCGCCAGCTCGTGCGTCGCATCGGCCTGCCTGAGGGGCGCGACGAGCCCTACGTCGTCCGGTTCATCTCTCCCGAGCTCGTCGATCGCG
It encodes:
- a CDS encoding LacI family DNA-binding transcriptional regulator, producing the protein MRFAASRNRAWSTAWCSSTSRRTTCDSPALREAPQPGALIGLPADCAGLDVFDLDFPEAGRMMVDHLHALGHRELVLISQPEHVVSRGGAYVWRLRDAALEQAQKRGIVLHAVFGESRQPAVGRSVNAVLDAHPSATGLLVHNEAVAAALPSILHERGLVVPTDLSVIGRYSDEFARIFSLPFSSIESAPDRLGRMAVRQLVRRIGLPEGRDEPYVVRFISPELVDRGSTAPPR